The genomic region AGTTGctcatggatttgagccccatgttgagcaaaagattcctgcactgcagctgattggactagattaccgccggttcccttccaactctataatcctatgattttatgattctattaatCTGCTGTATGCAAAATCagcggaggacgagatggttggactgtgttctcgaagctaccagcatgagtttgaccaaactgcgggaggcagtggaagacaggagtgcctggcctgctctggtccagggggccatgaagaggcggacacaactaaacgactaaacaacaacaatgcagagtcagaccattggtccttttAGCACAGTATTTTCTACACTAACTGTCAGAGGCTATCCGGTGTTTCAGACCAGAAGacttttccagctctacctggagatgacaggcTTTGAACCTTATACTTCCCGGATGCAAAGaggatgctccaccactgaactaAGGCAGGCTATCCCTTAGCTGCtggttttattaaaaaaattattattattcttaaggCTGACGGGGGCTTGATTAATAATTGGGGACACCACACAGAGCAGCCCTTTGTGGGTTTCATAAAGAACCAGCCTGCCTTTCTCCCCTTACAAAAGAACGGGCGGGAGAGGCCTTCCAATCACTGCAAGGGAAGACTAACGCTGAGGCTGGAATTCCAGCACCATGCTTCGTGGGCAGCTCCGCGGCTCTTCACAGCGCGCCAGAGAGTGAttgctcttttttaattgctGAGATTCCAGACGGGGGAAAgtgcatgtgtgagagagggCAAGACTTGTTGCTCTGCGCTTCTTtggcctcttcccccccccaaaaaaacccactcactcactcattcagAACCCAGGAACTCAAAAAGACCAAAGACCCTTTGGAGTCACGGGACGCCCTCGGAGGGGGAAGCGCTACAGGCGTGCCTCTCACTTTCCTCCGATCTCTCCGTCCTTTGCTCACCTGCCCAGGTGCGCCTGACCCGTTTCTCCCGCCTGCAGCTCCTCCGGGTCGCCCACTCTGGTGGGTGGCTTCTTTCCCCGGAGTATGGGGTGGGTTGGGAGGGAATATTAGCAACCGCTCCATTCCAGCTACCACGGTCAAGAGCTCCGGATTCCCTGTCGAGAAGGTTTGGCGTAgtcctctctcctcccacctcctCACCTCCACCCACTCCccttccgagagagagagagagttgacaGCAACCCTTCTCCATCCACCCACTCAACCCAACGCGCCTTCTCACTTCGCTTGTCTTCCGACGCCACTGCGCGGATCTCGCCGCGGGGGAACCTTTCAGCACCATGAACAGCTCCCAAGCCCTCTTCTTCGCCGGGGGACCCCAGTGGTGGCGGGCTGGAAGCGCGGTCCTTCCCCTCCTGCTGGCCGGGCTGTGCCTGGCGAGCTTGGCCGGGAACCTGCTCCTCTTGACGGTCCTCATCCACGAGCTCCGAAGAGGGAAGATCTCGCCCGCCAACGCCTTGGTGCTCAACCTGTGCTCGGCGGACCTGATCCTGGTCATCTGCTGCCTCCCCACGCGCATCGCCACCTACTCGCGGCGCTCCTGGGTCTTCGGCAGCTTCGTCTGCAAAGCGACGGACTGGCTCCTCCACGGCTGCCTGGTGGCCAAAAGCCTCACCTGGGCGGCGGTGGGGCAAGCCAGGTACAAGCATGTggtctcctcttcctcatcttcttcttcttcatcttcttccaaGTGCCTGGGCTTGAGCTGGCGGCGCTTGGCGGGGCTCCTAGCCTCTGCTTGGCTGGCGGCGCTGCTCCTGCCTCTCCCGCACCTGCTCTTCACCTACCTGGAGGCCGGCGGCGCCCCGAGCGGGCTCCTCTACTGCGTCTTCCGGAGCCCCCCTTACGCCGCCAACTTCATGGACGTCTTCAGTAAGGTCTACCCCCTGATCGCCTACCTGGCGCCCGCGGGCTTCACCTTCTCTTGCTACTGGAGGGCTCTGCGCGCCCAGAGATGGGGCAGGCGGAACCGACTGGCCAAGCCCGGAAACCCCCAGAGCAAGAAGGTGACCTGGGTGCTCCTGGGCCTCACCCTCCTCTTCCAGGCCACGTGGCTGCCGGCCTGGGTGGCCTGGCTGTGGGAGAGGCACAGCGGAGGGGGCCCCCAGCCGCCCCCGGCTTTGATCTTCGCCGCTGAAGTCCTCATCTTTCTTGATGGCGCGCTCAACCCAGGCGTCCTTTTGGCCACCTCCGGGGAATTCCGGGATGGGCTGAGGAGCCTCCGGAGGGGGCTGAGCTGCAGGGGAGATGAAGCTCGGAGGCCCAGGAGCGAGGAGACCCCCCAGTCTTTGCAGgacctgaaggaggaggaggatggggaagcggcggcggcggcggcggcgcaggaGAAAGTTCTGCCAGACGTGGAGCACTTTTGGAAGGACCGGAGGAACACCGTCGCCGGGGAGGAGAGCGACCCGGTCCCCTGGGAGCACCAGGGTGACCCTtgaaaaaggggagggaggggagcgcCGCTTTTCTCCGGTTTGTAGgacttgttgctgctgctatttctcGCCACCTCCCGTTGTTTCCAAGCCCCACCTCCCCCCATTTTCAAAAAGCAAAGGAGCAGCTGGCTTCCTTGAAGGAGGCGGAATCATTGCATTCCAACACTTTGGTTCTGCTTTCCAACCTTaagtgattaaaaaaataataataatacctgaacCACCGCTTTAATTTGATCTTTTCTACCCCCCCTTTTCCTCTTGGAGTGGGCACATTCTGACTCCCCCtgcaaattgattgattgattgattgattgattggatatATAGTccaccttcctccaaggagcccaagATGCCATGCATAgtttttctccccattttatcttcacaacagtcttgtgaggtaggtcaggctgagggtGTGTGACTGGCCCATGATCCCCCGTGAACTTCatgactgaatggggatttgaaccctgatctcccaggtgctACTAACCTGACCC from Podarcis raffonei isolate rPodRaf1 chromosome 9, rPodRaf1.pri, whole genome shotgun sequence harbors:
- the LOC128420631 gene encoding G-protein coupled receptor 151-like, producing MNSSQALFFAGGPQWWRAGSAVLPLLLAGLCLASLAGNLLLLTVLIHELRRGKISPANALVLNLCSADLILVICCLPTRIATYSRRSWVFGSFVCKATDWLLHGCLVAKSLTWAAVGQARYKHVVSSSSSSSSSSSSKCLGLSWRRLAGLLASAWLAALLLPLPHLLFTYLEAGGAPSGLLYCVFRSPPYAANFMDVFSKVYPLIAYLAPAGFTFSCYWRALRAQRWGRRNRLAKPGNPQSKKVTWVLLGLTLLFQATWLPAWVAWLWERHSGGGPQPPPALIFAAEVLIFLDGALNPGVLLATSGEFRDGLRSLRRGLSCRGDECVGLQDKRMAHVSYPEMVQNITPEQDLGAFFIPRATLPSEKPYKGLMVDEAGGQKWVE